The genomic region ACAATATAAAGAGTTAAAAAATTATTGAGTAAAATTCATTCATTATTATACTATGGATAAACCCGAAAATATTTATTAAGATAGTTCAAGCTATTTATTAAAAAAATTAAACAAGATACAGTGTCTCTTTTATGGAGTTAATTACTTTTTCTTCATTTGGAAACCAATTCTTTATCAAATGGGAAGAATAAGGTGCTGGTGTATCTAGTAAAGTTATTCTATTAATAGGAGCATCAAGGTAATCAAATCCATATTTTTGTATAATATATGAAACTTCAGAAGCTATTGAAGCAAAAGGCCATGATTCCTCTAAAATAACTAAACGATTGGTTTTTTTTACAGAAAAAAGTATAGATTCATAATCTAATGGACGAATACTTCGAATATCTATTACTTCTACACTAATATTTTCTTTTTCTAATTTTTCTGCTATATTTAAAGCCAATTTCATAATTTTTCCAAAAGAAACTAAACTTATATCAGTTCCTACTTTTTTTATATCTGCCTTTCCAATAGGTAGTAGGTATTCTTCTTCTGGAATAATCATAGTATCACCATACATTTGTTCAGATTCCATAAAAATTACGGGGTTATTATCTCTAATAGAAGATTTTAAAAGTCCTTTAGCATCATATGGATTACATGGAATTACTACTTTTAAACCCGGACAACTTGCATACCAACTTTCAAAAGATTGAGAATGGGTAGCTCCTAATTGTCCAGCAGATCCAGTAGGTCCCCTAAAAACAATAGGAATATTCCATTGTCCACCACTCATATAACGTATTTTTGCAGCATTATTAATAATTTGATCCATTGCTACCAAAGAAAAATTAAATGTCATAAATTCAATAATTGGGCGACAACCATTCATTGCTGATCCTACTCCTATACCAGAAAATCCTAATTCGGATATTGGAGTATCAATGACTCGTTTTGGCCCAAATTCTTCTAACATACCTTTAGAAGCTTTGTAAGCTCCATTATATTTAGCAACTTCTTCACCCATTAGATATACGGAGTTATCTCTTCTCATTTCTTCACTCATAGCTTCCGCTATGACTTCACGAAAAGTAATTTTTTTCATAATATTTTTTATTAATGGATTCAAAATTTAGTAAAAAGTAAAAATTCCATATAAAAAAGAATAACGGAAAAGGGATAAAATTTATTCCTTTTCCGTTTTGAATAATTAATTAATGATTAGCTGGTTTATTTTTCTTTTGTAAATTTTCCTGCATTTTATGAAGAGCGAGTTGTTCATTTTTAGAATCTGTTAGATTTTTATTTATTTCATTCAAAAATAAACTTTTATCTTTAAGAATTTTTAATTTTACTTTTTCATATTCTTTATATTCTTCAAAATCTTTTTTAGCTTGTAATTGCTCTTCTGAACCGTAAGGTTTAGATCTCATTACCGCTCTTCTTCTCTTTGTTTCATTTAAAATTTGTTTCTGATTATTTATCATATCATAATATTGATTTTGATGAAAATTATTTTTTTTTTCTAATTCTTTAATTTTTACTTCTAGATCTTTTATTCTTTTAGATAATTCTTCAGGTTTTATATCAGCAGGTATTTTAAAATTAGGGATTTCCTCCATAAAAAAAGGATAATTCTGAGGAATAATATTTTCTTCAGGATTAGAATTTACAAGAGTTGGATTTTGTTGTGGGGGTGGTATATTATTGTTGGATTCTTGAGGTTTTGTATTATTTACAGGATCATTAGAATAAGTTATTTCATCATCATTACAGGATACAATAAAAACTCCTAACGATAAAAAAATTGTTGGAATTAAAAATTTCATAGAAGTATTCATAATAAAAATTTTTAGTTTATAATTTTTAAATATATAAAAAAAATATTACAGATGAATACTATTCTTTTTTTTTAAAATTATATGATGTTTTATCCTTATATATATAAAAAGACATAAAATTTAGTATATTTGATGAGAATAGTAAGATTTATTTATATATATTTTTTCCTATGGAACAACTAATAAGATTAGCTATACGTGGAATATCCTTAAGTCAAATACAATCTGGAATATATGTTTTATTACTGGAAGAAGAATCTGGAAAAATAAAACTTCCTATTATTATAGAAAGTTTACAAGCTCAATCTATCGCTTCTGCTATAGGTAAAAGAGATATATCTAAATTATTTACACATGATTTATTTTTAACTTTTGCAAAAGTATTTCATATTAGATTAAAATCTATTGTGATATATAAATTAGTAAATGGAATATTTTTTTCTTATATTCTATTTGAAAAAGAAAATAAAGAACATAAAATAGATTCAAAAACATCGGATGCAGTTGCTTTAGCAGTAAGATTTCAATCTCCTATTTATACTACAAAAGAAATTTTTGATAAAGCTGGAATTTATTTTGAAAATGGATTTCCTGAAAATGATAATTTTGAAGGTGAATTAGAAAATAAAAATACTTCCTCTTTTTATTTTGATAAAGAAAATAAAAGTAAAAAAGAATTAGAAAAAATGACCGAAAGAGATCTTAATGCTTTATTGAATAATGCAGTAGTAAATGAATGTTATGAACTTGCGGCAAAAATCAAGAAAGAATTAGATCATAGAAGAGAATAATCTATTCCCCTTTTTTTTCGTATCGAACAAAACTATAATCGTATAAATGATTTTGATCTTTTTCATAAAAAAATTCATATTTTTTTTCCCATTTTTTAAAATTTATTTTGGGAAATTTTGCATCACCGTAAAATTTTTTATGAATGATGGTTAATTCTAGAATTTTTGCTTTATTTATAGTAGAAGTATATATTTTTTCTCCTCCTATAACAAATATTTTTTTATAATTTAAATCATATACTTCTTTTAAAGAAGAAAAAATTTTAAAAATTCCGTTATAAGAATATGATAATTTTATTTTATTTTTTTTTGTTAATATGATATTTTTTCTACCTGGTAGTGGTTTACCAATTGATTCAAAAGTTTTTCTACCCATAAGAACAATTTCTCCAATAGTCATATTTTTAAATCTTTTTAAATCATTAGGAAGATGCCACATTAATTTATTATTTTTTCCTATAAATCCATTTTTAGAAATCGCAGAGATCAGTACAATTTTCATTAAAAATTAATTTTTTTTATATTTTATGGATATTCCAATTAAATATGATCCAAAATCTGTAGAAGAAAAAATATATCATCATTGGATAAATAATGATTACTTTTTTTCCTATCCAGATAATAGAAAATCTTATACTATTATAATGCCTCCTCCAAATATTACTGGAATTCTTCACATAGGGCACATTTTGAATAATACTATACAAGATATATTAATTAGATATGCTAGAATGAAAGGGTATAATCCATGTTGGATACCAGGTACCGATCATGCTTCTATTGCCACCGAAGCAAAGATCGTTTATCAATTAAAAAAAAAAGGGTTATCCAAATTTATTATAGGAAGAGATAAATTTTTATCCTATGTTGTAAAATGGTCTGAAAAACATAGGAATATTATTTTTAATCAATTAAAAAAATTGGGGTGTTCTTGTGATTGGAACCGGGGGCAATTTACAATGAGTAAAAAATTATCTGAATCTATCACAAAAATTTTTATAGATTTATATGAAAAAGGATATATATACAGAGGGTATCATGTAGTTAATTGGGATCCAAAAGCTAGAACGACTATTTCTGACGAAGAAGTTGTATATAAAGAAAGGATAGGAACTCTTTATTATATAAAATATCAAATCAAAGGAGAAGAAAATTTTATTACTATTGCAACAAGTCGTCCGGAAACGATATTTGGAGATACAGCAGTTTGTTTTCATCCAGATGATGTACGTTATTATCATTTAAAGGGTAAGTATGTAATTATACCAATAATAAATAGAGTTATTCCCATTATTCAAGATTCATACGTAGATCCAAATTTTGGTACAGGATGTTTAAAAATAACTCCAGCTCATGATATTAATGATAAAAATATTGCGGATAAATACCATTTAGATATAATTAATATTTTTAATGAGGATGCAACTTTAAATGAAAATGGACTTCACTATCAAGGAATGGATCGTTTTGAAGTAAAAAAAAAGATAATTAAAGAGTTAGATAAATTAGGAGTTATAGTAAATATAGAAAAATTTAATCAAAAAATAGGAATTTCAGAAAGAACTAAATCTGTAGTAGAACAAAAATTATCTCTTCAATGGTTTTTAAAAATGAAAAAAATATCGCATCCTGCTATAGAAGCAGTTAAAAATGGGAAAATTAAATTTTATCCAAATAGATTTAAAAAAATTTATTTTCAATGGATGTATAAAATTCATGATTGGAATATATCGAGACAATTATGGTGGGGACACCGTATTCCTGTTTATTATTATGGTTCATCTCCAAATGATTTTGTGGTTGCAGAAAATTTGGAATCAGCTTTAAAAAAAGCGAAAATTAAGAGTCATAATTACGATTTAAACTATGATAATATTTGGCAAGATTCAGATGTTTTAGATACTTGGTTTTCTTCTTGGATATTACCTATATCTGTATTTGATGGAATTTTTAATCCTAATAATCATGAAATATCTTATTATTATCCTACTGAAAATTTGATAACAGGTTCGGATATATTATTTTTTTGGGTTGCTCGTATGATTATAGCAGGATACTTTTTTAAAAAAAATAAACCATTCAAAAATGTTTATTTTACTGGAATTTTGAGAGATTCAAAAAATAAAAAAATATCTAAATCATTAAATAATTCTCCCAATCCTATAGATTTAATTGAAAAATATGGAGCAGATGCTGTTCGTATGGGGATTATGCTTAGAGCTAGTGCCGGAAAAGACTTTCATTTTGAGGAAAATTTTTGTTTACAAGGAAGAAATTTTTCTAATAAAATATGGAATGCTTTTCGTTTGATAAAAAGTTGGGAAATAAAAGAAAATCATCATAGATATGATGATTTTCCTAAAGTATCTAATATGGCAATCGTATGGTTTGAAAATCGTTTTTATTATGTATTAGAAATTTTTGAGATTTATTTCCATAAATATAAATTTGATGAATCGTTAATGATTTTATATAAATTATTTTGGGATGATTTTTGTTCATTATTTCTTGAAATTATTAAACCAATTTCTGGAAATTTTATATCAAAAACTGTGTATTTGAATACTGTTAAATGGTTTGAAAATATTTTAAAATTGTTACATCCATATATGCCTTTTATTTCAGAAAAAATTTGGAGTATTCTTAAAAGTAGAACGAAAAAAGAAGCTTTAATTATTTCTTCTTGGCCTAAAAAAAAATCATATAATTGGAATTTATTAGTTTCTTTTGAAAGAGCTATTAAAATTGTATCTAAAATACGTAATATAAGAAATAAGATACATATTCCTCATAAGACAAGTTTAATTTTATTTTCTGTAAAAAAGAAAGAAGAATATCATCCAGTGATATTAAAATTAGCAAATTTATCTAACATTATTACAATCTTAAAAAAACCTAAACAAGGACAATTTTTTTCTTTTTTTATTGAAACGGATAGATACTTTTTATCTTTAGATAAAAAGTATCATTTAGATAAAAATGATTCATTTAATATTGAAAAAAAAATTCAGTATTTTAAGAATTTTTTATCTATAATTCGTAAAAATTTATCAAACGATAAATATGTAAAATCGGTTCCACAATACCTACTATTAAAGGAAAAAAAAAAAGAAAGTGATACTTTGAAAAAAATAGTTTATCTCAAAGAAATTTTAAAAAAAATGAATAATTAAATTACCAGTTTCCACTAGATCCTCCACCTCCAAAGGTTCCTCCTTCTCCAAATCCATCAAAATTATCTTCATGGTTGTTGTTATGATCGTGTTGATTATTTATAGATCTATTTTTGAATAGAATATTGGTTAAAAATAATGTATTTAATAATGAAGGTTCTATACTTTTTTTTTGAAATAAAAAAAACATAATAAAAAAAGATACTAATAGGAATAAAAAATTTCCATAAAGAATTTTTATTATGTTTTTTTTTATATTCATATTTATTTTTTTAAAAATTTTAAATATTTCTTTAATACCGATATCTATAGCCTTATAATAAAGATGATTTTTTAAAAAAGGTTTGATTTTTTTTATTATATTTTGAGTGGAAAAATCTGTAAGATATGGCTCTATTCCATATCCATTTTGGATGGATATTTTTTTATCGTTTATAGATAATAAAATAATAATTCCATTATTTTTATCTTTTTTTCCGATATTCCATTTTTCTCCCCATTTGGAAGCTAAAAAATTAGAATCTTCCCCATGGATATCTTTAACGATAGGAATTAAAATTTCTGTTGAGGTAATTTTTGAATATTGAATAAGTTTTTTATTTAATTTTTCTATTTGGATATGAGATAGTACTCCAGCATAATCATTAACAGGATATATTTTTTTTGGAGGGTCAGGTATATTGAATTGTCCTTGTACGATATTTGTGAAAAATAGTAAAATAGATAATGAGTTAAAAACTTTTTTTATGAAATTTTTCATTCCTAATTTTTTCAAATTAACCCTATCATGAATTATAAAAATCTACAATAGGTGCTTTTTCCGATCCTATTTTAGATTTAAAATATCCTTTTTCTCTAAATTGAGAAAATAAATTTGAGATTATAATTTTTGGAAATTTATTTCTGTAAGTATTAAAATTATTTACTTTATCGTTAAATTTATTTCTTTCTACATTAATACGATTTTCTGTTCCTTCCAATTGATTTTGTAATTCAGAAAAATTTTGTATTGATTTTAAATTAGGATAATTTTCTACAATTAATAGTAATCTATTGATAGAGTTATTTAACTCTTCTTGTGATTGTTGAAATCTACTTACTTGATTTTGATTTAAATTATCTGGATTTATATTTATGGAGGTTGCTTTTGATCTTGATTCTATTACTTGATTCAAGGTATTTTTTTCAAAATTAGAAGCCCCTTTAACTATATTTACTAAATTGGGTATTAAATCGGATCTTCGTTGATAAGAATTTTCTACTTGACTCCATTGTTTTTTTATATTTTCGTTTAGTTGAACTAATTGATTATATGTTCCAGTAATCCAAAAAATGATTAAAAATATCACTATAAAAATAGTAGAAATATAAATTAAAAACCCTTTTTTCATAATAGTAAGTATTTTGATTATAAAATACAAATTTTTTGTAATGTTTAATTCTTATATTTTTTTTAAATCAAATATTTTAAAAATATTCTTAAAAGAATATTTCTATATCAGAAAAATAAAATCGACATTCTCTAAAAGCATTCTTATCGCTATCGGATCCATGAATAGCATTTTTTTCTAAAGAACTTGCATATAATTTACGTATAGTTCCTACTTTGGCTTTTATTGGATTTTTATTTCCTATTAAATTTCTAAAATTTTTTACTGCATTTTCCTTTTCTAGGATAATCAATACTATTGGTCCAGAAGACATGAATTTCACTAACGATTCGAAAAATAAATTTTTTTTATGTTCATAATAAAATTTTTTAGCTAATTTTTTGGAAATTTCCGTCATTTTAATTGCTCTTATAAAAAATCCAGCATTAATAATATGAAATAAAATAGGTCCTATATATCCTTTTTTAACAGCATCAGGTTTTATAATAGCTAATGTAATTTTTCCTATTATCATATTTTTATATGAAAAATTATCATATTTGTATTTTTTTTAATTTAAAAAATAATTCTAAAATTAGAAATAAATAAAGTAAAAATTACTGTATTTTAAAAAAAATTAGTATTCATGATCATGAATAAAAAAAAAAAGAACAATAAATTTAACTTTAAAAGTTTTGGAGTTTCCTCTTTTTATTTGTTTAAGAAAATGATTTTAAATGATTATAAATTAGCAAAAATAAGTCGTGAAATAAGTATTTTAGGACGTAAAGAAGTTTTAAATGGTAGAGCTAAATTTGGAATATTTGGAGATGGAAAAGAAATTCCTCAAATAGCTATGGCTAAAATTTTTAAAAATGGAGATTTTAGATCTGGATATTATAGAGATCAAACTTTTATGATTGCCATTGGAGTTTTAAATGTAAGAAGTTTTTTTTCTCAGTTATATGCACATTCTGATTTAGAGGAAGAACCGGTATCTTCTGGTAGAATGATGACATCTCATTTTGGTACACGTCTACTCAATTATGATGGTAATTGGAAAAATTTAATGAACAAAAAAAATTCTAGTGCAGATATTTCTTCTACTGCTTCTCAAATGCCAAGATTATTAGGGTTAGCTCAAGCTTCCAAAATTTATAAAAATTTAAAAAATTTAAAAAAAACACATAAAATATTTTCTCATAATGGAAATGAAGTAGCTTTTGGAACTATTGGAAACGCAAGTATTTCTGAAGGATTATTTTGGGAAACTGTGAATGCATCTTCAGTATTACAAATACCAATCATTATTTCTATTTGGGATGATGAATATGGAATATCTGTTACTAATAGGTATCAATTCTCAAAAAAAAATATTAGTGATATTTTATATGGATTTCAAAGAAATAAAAAAGAAAATGGAATAGAAATTATTCGTGTAAATGGATCCAATTATATAGATCTTACAAAGACTTATATAAAAGCAGATAAAATAGCACGTTATGAACATGTTCCTGTAATAATACATGTTACTAATTTAACTCAGCCACAAGGACATTCTACTTCTTCATCACATGAAAGATATAAATCCAAAGAACGTTTAGAATGGGAAAAAAAAAATGATGGAATAAAAAAATTTAGAGATTGGATTTTAAATTTTAAGATTGAAAATGAACCAGGAGTATTTCAGAATATTGCAGATATTCATTTTTTAGATAAAATAGATATAGAAGCAAAAAAATATGTTCATTCTGAACAAAAAAAGGCTTGGGAATCTTTTCAAAAACCTATTGAAAGAATAAAAAATGAAGCTATAACTATTTTAGAAAAGTTGCAAAATACATTTCCTTGTAAAAAATGGATAAAAAATCATATCAAAGAATTACATATAAATAAACATTTATATACTAAAAAATTCATATTTTGTATTGTTCGAAGATCTTTATATTTACTTTCTGAAGAAGAATTTTATAAAAAAAATTTCCTGATAAAATGGTTAAAAGAAAAATTTAATAAAGAAAAAGAAAATTATTCTTCAAATTTATATAGCATTTCTAAAAAATCATCAATAAAAATTACCGAAATTAAACCAATTTATTCTGATTATGAAGTAGATGGAAGAATAATTTTAAGAGATAATTTTGATAAATTATTAGAACTATATCCTGATCTTTTAATTTTTGGAGAAGATGTTGGTAAAATTGGAGATGTCAATCAAGGATTAGAAGGACTTCAAAATAAATATGGAGAAATACGTATTTTTGATACTGGAATACGAGAATCTACAATCCTTGGACAAGGAATAGGTCTTGCAATGCGAGGACTTCGTCCCATAGTTGAAATTCAATATATAGATTATATTCTTTATGCTTTGCAAATCATGAGTGATGATTTAGCAACTTTGCAATATAGAACAAAAGGTGGACAAAAAGCCCCCGTTATTATTAGAACTAGGGGGCATCGTTTAGAAGGGATCTGGCATTCTGGATCTCCTATGGGAGGAATTATTAATTATTTAAGAGGTATTTTGATACTTGTTCCCAGAAATATGGTAAAAGCAGCCGGTTTTTATAATACTTTGTTATATGGGGACGATCCTGCTTTAGTAATTGAGTGTCTAAATGGTTATAGAATCAAGGAAAAATTACCAAAAAATTTAGGTTATTTTAGAATTCCAATTGGAATAGTAGAAGTTACTAGGATAGGAAAAGATATCACTATAGTTACTTATGGTTCTACATGGAGAATTGTTAATGAAGCATCAAATGAATTATCTAAAATTAATATAGAAACTGAAGTAATTGATATTCAATCTTTATTACCTTTTGATCTTCGAAAAGATATTGAAAAAAGTTTAAAAAAAACAAATCGATTATTAATTATTGACGAGGATGTTCCAGGAGGGGCCTCTGCTTATATTTTACAAAAAATATTAGAAGAACAAAAGGGGTACTATTATTTAGATTGTCCACCTATTACAATTACGGCTAAAGAACATCGTCCACCTTATGGATCAGATGGAGATTATTTTTCTAAACCATCTATTGAAGATATTGTAGAAAAAGTATTGAAAATAATGCATAATAATTAGTTAATAAATAGATAAGTAGTAGTAATAAAATTATTATCTTTGAATTATCAAAAAGATTCAGTGTTATTTTTATCATTATTATATATGAAAATAAAAATAAAAAGAAACTTGCATTCAAGAATTAAAAAAATGGATTTCGAAAATATTTCTTTTGGAAATCACTATTCGGATCATATGTATTATTCAGAATTTCGAAATGGAAATTGGATAAATTCTATTATTAAACCATTTGGAAATATTATGTTTTCTCCTGGATCTCTTGTTTTTCATTACGGTCAATCTGTTTTCGAGGGGATGAAAGCTTATAAAGATAAACATGAAGAAGTATTTTTATTCCGTCCAAAAGAAAATTTTAAAAGAATGAATCGATCTGCTATACGTTTGGAAATGACGACAATTCCAGAATATATTTTTATGAATGGATTAAAAAGTTTAATAAATATAGATAGAGATTGGGTTCCAAAAAAGTATGGACAATCTTTATATATTCGTCCTATTTTAATTGCAATAGATAAATGTTTGTCGGCAAAGCCCTC from Blattabacterium sp. (Cryptocercus punctulatus) str. Cpu harbors:
- a CDS encoding thiamine pyrophosphate-dependent enzyme, translated to MNKKKKNNKFNFKSFGVSSFYLFKKMILNDYKLAKISREISILGRKEVLNGRAKFGIFGDGKEIPQIAMAKIFKNGDFRSGYYRDQTFMIAIGVLNVRSFFSQLYAHSDLEEEPVSSGRMMTSHFGTRLLNYDGNWKNLMNKKNSSADISSTASQMPRLLGLAQASKIYKNLKNLKKTHKIFSHNGNEVAFGTIGNASISEGLFWETVNASSVLQIPIIISIWDDEYGISVTNRYQFSKKNISDILYGFQRNKKENGIEIIRVNGSNYIDLTKTYIKADKIARYEHVPVIIHVTNLTQPQGHSTSSSHERYKSKERLEWEKKNDGIKKFRDWILNFKIENEPGVFQNIADIHFLDKIDIEAKKYVHSEQKKAWESFQKPIERIKNEAITILEKLQNTFPCKKWIKNHIKELHINKHLYTKKFIFCIVRRSLYLLSEEEFYKKNFLIKWLKEKFNKEKENYSSNLYSISKKSSIKITEIKPIYSDYEVDGRIILRDNFDKLLELYPDLLIFGEDVGKIGDVNQGLEGLQNKYGEIRIFDTGIRESTILGQGIGLAMRGLRPIVEIQYIDYILYALQIMSDDLATLQYRTKGGQKAPVIIRTRGHRLEGIWHSGSPMGGIINYLRGILILVPRNMVKAAGFYNTLLYGDDPALVIECLNGYRIKEKLPKNLGYFRIPIGIVEVTRIGKDITIVTYGSTWRIVNEASNELSKINIETEVIDIQSLLPFDLRKDIEKSLKKTNRLLIIDEDVPGGASAYILQKILEEQKGYYYLDCPPITITAKEHRPPYGSDGDYFSKPSIEDIVEKVLKIMHNN
- a CDS encoding dihydrofolate reductase, which encodes MKIVLISAISKNGFIGKNNKLMWHLPNDLKRFKNMTIGEIVLMGRKTFESIGKPLPGRKNIILTKKNKIKLSYSYNGIFKIFSSLKEVYDLNYKKIFVIGGEKIYTSTINKAKILELTIIHKKFYGDAKFPKINFKKWEKKYEFFYEKDQNHLYDYSFVRYEKKGE
- a CDS encoding LemA family protein, which produces MKKGFLIYISTIFIVIFLIIFWITGTYNQLVQLNENIKKQWSQVENSYQRRSDLIPNLVNIVKGASNFEKNTLNQVIESRSKATSININPDNLNQNQVSRFQQSQEELNNSINRLLLIVENYPNLKSIQNFSELQNQLEGTENRINVERNKFNDKVNNFNTYRNKFPKIIISNLFSQFREKGYFKSKIGSEKAPIVDFYNS
- a CDS encoding YgcG family protein, yielding MKNFIKKVFNSLSILLFFTNIVQGQFNIPDPPKKIYPVNDYAGVLSHIQIEKLNKKLIQYSKITSTEILIPIVKDIHGEDSNFLASKWGEKWNIGKKDKNNGIIILLSINDKKISIQNGYGIEPYLTDFSTQNIIKKIKPFLKNHLYYKAIDIGIKEIFKIFKKINMNIKKNIIKILYGNFLFLLVSFFIMFFLFQKKSIEPSLLNTLFLTNILFKNRSINNQHDHNNNHEDNFDGFGEGGTFGGGGSSGNW
- a CDS encoding bifunctional nuclease family protein, whose protein sequence is MEQLIRLAIRGISLSQIQSGIYVLLLEEESGKIKLPIIIESLQAQSIASAIGKRDISKLFTHDLFLTFAKVFHIRLKSIVIYKLVNGIFFSYILFEKENKEHKIDSKTSDAVALAVRFQSPIYTTKEIFDKAGIYFENGFPENDNFEGELENKNTSSFYFDKENKSKKELEKMTERDLNALLNNAVVNECYELAAKIKKELDHRRE
- a CDS encoding pyruvate dehydrogenase complex E1 component subunit beta; translated protein: MKKITFREVIAEAMSEEMRRDNSVYLMGEEVAKYNGAYKASKGMLEEFGPKRVIDTPISELGFSGIGVGSAMNGCRPIIEFMTFNFSLVAMDQIINNAAKIRYMSGGQWNIPIVFRGPTGSAGQLGATHSQSFESWYASCPGLKVVIPCNPYDAKGLLKSSIRDNNPVIFMESEQMYGDTMIIPEEEYLLPIGKADIKKVGTDISLVSFGKIMKLALNIAEKLEKENISVEVIDIRSIRPLDYESILFSVKKTNRLVILEESWPFASIASEVSYIIQKYGFDYLDAPINRITLLDTPAPYSSHLIKNWFPNEEKVINSIKETLYLV
- the ndk gene encoding nucleoside-diphosphate kinase, whose product is MIIGKITLAIIKPDAVKKGYIGPILFHIINAGFFIRAIKMTEISKKLAKKFYYEHKKNLFFESLVKFMSSGPIVLIILEKENAVKNFRNLIGNKNPIKAKVGTIRKLYASSLEKNAIHGSDSDKNAFRECRFYFSDIEIFF
- a CDS encoding valine--tRNA ligase, encoding MDIPIKYDPKSVEEKIYHHWINNDYFFSYPDNRKSYTIIMPPPNITGILHIGHILNNTIQDILIRYARMKGYNPCWIPGTDHASIATEAKIVYQLKKKGLSKFIIGRDKFLSYVVKWSEKHRNIIFNQLKKLGCSCDWNRGQFTMSKKLSESITKIFIDLYEKGYIYRGYHVVNWDPKARTTISDEEVVYKERIGTLYYIKYQIKGEENFITIATSRPETIFGDTAVCFHPDDVRYYHLKGKYVIIPIINRVIPIIQDSYVDPNFGTGCLKITPAHDINDKNIADKYHLDIINIFNEDATLNENGLHYQGMDRFEVKKKIIKELDKLGVIVNIEKFNQKIGISERTKSVVEQKLSLQWFLKMKKISHPAIEAVKNGKIKFYPNRFKKIYFQWMYKIHDWNISRQLWWGHRIPVYYYGSSPNDFVVAENLESALKKAKIKSHNYDLNYDNIWQDSDVLDTWFSSWILPISVFDGIFNPNNHEISYYYPTENLITGSDILFFWVARMIIAGYFFKKNKPFKNVYFTGILRDSKNKKISKSLNNSPNPIDLIEKYGADAVRMGIMLRASAGKDFHFEENFCLQGRNFSNKIWNAFRLIKSWEIKENHHRYDDFPKVSNMAIVWFENRFYYVLEIFEIYFHKYKFDESLMILYKLFWDDFCSLFLEIIKPISGNFISKTVYLNTVKWFENILKLLHPYMPFISEKIWSILKSRTKKEALIISSWPKKKSYNWNLLVSFERAIKIVSKIRNIRNKIHIPHKTSLILFSVKKKEEYHPVILKLANLSNIITILKKPKQGQFFSFFIETDRYFLSLDKKYHLDKNDSFNIEKKIQYFKNFLSIIRKNLSNDKYVKSVPQYLLLKEKKKESDTLKKIVYLKEILKKMNN